One part of the Microbulbifer sp. THAF38 genome encodes these proteins:
- a CDS encoding NAD(P)-dependent oxidoreductase has protein sequence MATVAFIGLGVMGYPMAGYLAKAGHSVRVYNRTVSRAEKWLAEYQGKRFATPAEAAKGADVVFACVGNDNDLRQVVIGEQGAFDTMEEGSLFVDHTTASADVARELAEIGKEKGIGFLDAPVSGGQAGAENGVLTVMVGGEAVDFERVQPLIDTFARAVTLLGPVGSGQLCKMVNQVCIAGVVQGLAEGLHFAKAAGLDAEQVVDVISKGAAQSWQMENRSKTMLAGEYEHGFAVDWMRKDLAIVLQEAQRNGALLPVTALVDQFYSEVQAIGGSRWDTSSLFARLMNVRSFD, from the coding sequence ATGGCAACGGTAGCGTTTATTGGTTTGGGCGTAATGGGTTATCCCATGGCGGGATACCTGGCAAAAGCCGGCCACTCAGTACGGGTATATAACCGTACCGTAAGTCGCGCAGAAAAATGGCTGGCTGAATATCAGGGTAAACGCTTTGCAACACCCGCTGAAGCCGCAAAAGGTGCAGATGTGGTGTTTGCCTGTGTGGGTAATGATAACGACCTTCGCCAGGTCGTCATTGGGGAGCAGGGTGCCTTCGACACTATGGAAGAGGGCTCACTGTTTGTGGATCACACCACCGCCTCGGCGGATGTTGCCCGTGAACTGGCTGAAATTGGTAAAGAGAAAGGAATAGGCTTTCTGGATGCTCCGGTGTCCGGTGGCCAGGCGGGAGCAGAAAATGGCGTTCTCACCGTAATGGTTGGTGGCGAGGCGGTAGACTTTGAGCGTGTTCAGCCCCTCATTGATACGTTTGCCCGTGCCGTAACCCTGCTGGGCCCGGTGGGCAGTGGCCAGTTGTGTAAAATGGTCAACCAGGTCTGTATTGCTGGCGTTGTACAGGGGTTGGCCGAAGGTTTGCACTTCGCCAAAGCGGCGGGCCTGGATGCCGAACAGGTTGTGGATGTCATTTCCAAAGGCGCAGCGCAGAGCTGGCAGATGGAAAACCGCTCTAAAACCATGCTGGCAGGTGAATATGAGCACGGTTTTGCTGTGGACTGGATGCGTAAGGATTTGGCCATAGTTCTGCAGGAAGCGCAGCGCAACGGCGCCCTGTTACCGGTGACTGCACTGGTGGATCAGTTCTATAGCGAAGTACAGGCAATTGGCGGCTCCCGCTGGGACACTTCCAGCCTGTTTGCACGCCTGATGAACGTGCGCTCTTTCGACTGA
- a CDS encoding TauD/TfdA family dioxygenase — protein sequence MIEMAPAEAVRAQAWAASEMTAKSNWKFSWPVNWQAEIKALQEWSKGQEDPIQALRADSVSTPQFDQLAYKIKHEVQEGSGITWIQGVEGFDQKTLNLLFLNLSLAMGQTIDTYGRLYGILDTGRSYKEEAIPVSQTNAATGVHTDSSQRAIQPNILGLCCITPAIEGGKSKVVSAAQVHKNLEESAPQQLELLYNNYIRDLVTPGSDKDLQNILNNHFPIFSYVNGRLSIRYMRYWIEKGHQRVDKPLTPEVLQALDMLDGELNNEENVVSFYMNSGDMIFIDNTRVLHDRDEFIDTPDQKRVYTRVWID from the coding sequence ATGATTGAAATGGCACCAGCCGAAGCTGTCCGCGCACAAGCGTGGGCAGCTTCGGAGATGACGGCAAAATCCAACTGGAAATTTAGCTGGCCTGTCAATTGGCAAGCAGAAATCAAAGCTCTCCAAGAGTGGTCCAAAGGACAAGAGGACCCCATACAAGCTTTGCGAGCCGATTCCGTTTCCACGCCTCAGTTCGATCAACTTGCTTACAAGATCAAACATGAAGTGCAAGAGGGAAGTGGTATAACCTGGATTCAGGGTGTCGAAGGTTTTGACCAGAAAACACTAAACCTTCTGTTCCTGAATCTAAGCCTGGCAATGGGACAAACTATCGACACCTATGGCAGACTCTACGGTATTCTAGATACCGGTAGAAGCTATAAAGAGGAAGCCATTCCTGTCTCTCAGACCAACGCGGCAACTGGTGTGCACACGGATAGCTCGCAACGAGCAATACAGCCAAATATCCTCGGGCTCTGCTGTATTACTCCAGCCATTGAGGGTGGCAAGTCCAAAGTAGTTTCTGCTGCTCAGGTGCATAAAAATCTCGAGGAAAGTGCTCCTCAGCAACTGGAGCTACTCTACAACAATTACATTCGAGACCTTGTCACACCAGGAAGCGACAAAGATCTCCAAAATATTCTAAACAATCACTTCCCAATTTTCAGTTATGTCAATGGAAGACTTTCCATTCGCTATATGCGCTACTGGATAGAAAAAGGCCACCAACGCGTGGATAAGCCTCTAACACCAGAAGTACTTCAGGCACTGGATATGCTAGATGGAGAGCTCAACAATGAAGAAAATGTCGTTAGTTTTTATATGAATTCTGGCGACATGATTTTTATTGACAACACCAGAGTTCTGCACGACCGTGATGAGTTTATCGACACTCCCGACCAAAAACGAGTTTATACAAGGGTGTGGATAGATTAA
- a CDS encoding class I SAM-dependent methyltransferase — protein sequence MNQPISTETIYNAQATNWLRSEKVLLSDFTARPRVLEALGEITDQDILDFGCGEGYVSRMLLEAGAKSIFGIDSSAEMISQAQTMAKELKLFNASYTEGNAVTFNQFPKTRFDKAIAVFLFNYLTIEEMTQVMSKVRSLLIPGGTFVFTVPHPCLPFMREETPPFYFEHGDKSYLDGINQTFEGKIWRRDGIPVSVRCVHKTFAHYFEALTQAGFNSMPEVKELAVTDKHLAFDPEFFSPLKGYPLHVLFKVKAND from the coding sequence ATGAACCAACCTATCTCAACTGAGACAATTTACAACGCGCAAGCTACCAATTGGCTCAGGTCTGAAAAAGTACTGTTAAGTGATTTCACTGCAAGACCTCGCGTCTTAGAGGCTCTGGGCGAGATCACTGACCAGGATATACTGGACTTTGGCTGCGGCGAAGGCTACGTATCACGCATGCTACTGGAAGCCGGTGCCAAGTCTATTTTTGGTATTGACTCTTCAGCTGAAATGATTTCCCAGGCACAAACGATGGCCAAGGAACTAAAGCTGTTTAATGCAAGCTATACAGAGGGTAATGCGGTTACATTTAACCAATTCCCAAAAACCAGATTCGATAAAGCGATTGCGGTTTTCCTCTTCAATTACCTAACCATCGAAGAAATGACTCAGGTAATGAGTAAAGTACGCTCACTATTAATTCCTGGTGGCACTTTCGTCTTCACTGTCCCTCATCCTTGTCTTCCGTTTATGAGGGAAGAAACCCCTCCATTTTATTTTGAGCATGGCGATAAATCCTATCTTGATGGCATTAATCAAACCTTCGAGGGAAAAATCTGGCGCAGAGATGGCATTCCTGTATCTGTTCGATGTGTTCATAAAACCTTTGCGCACTATTTCGAAGCCCTGACACAAGCCGGCTTTAATAGTATGCCCGAAGTAAAAGAGTTAGCCGTAACCGATAAGCACCTAGCTTTTGACCCTGAATTTTTCAGCCCACTGAAGGGCTACCCTCTGCATGTATTGTTTAAGGTAAAAGCAAATGATTGA
- a CDS encoding nuclear transport factor 2 family protein, which translates to MSKTICIGKTEQLCYQYIAAVEQGNLEALLALFTPNASVYSPIFGECSVKSFYSYIFHSISNRTMVLRNILYGGMKTNQVAIYLSYTRSVEGRDPATIDVVDLFDFTDDFSAFSSVKIIYDTAPIHGDFVHPINMPQ; encoded by the coding sequence ATGAGTAAAACGATATGTATTGGGAAGACTGAGCAGCTCTGTTACCAATATATAGCTGCTGTAGAGCAGGGTAACTTGGAAGCATTACTGGCGCTTTTCACTCCAAATGCATCCGTATACTCTCCAATTTTTGGGGAGTGCTCTGTGAAGAGTTTTTACTCTTATATTTTTCACTCAATCAGCAACCGTACAATGGTTTTGAGAAATATACTTTATGGTGGGATGAAGACCAATCAGGTTGCCATTTATCTTAGCTATACCCGATCGGTAGAGGGGAGAGATCCAGCCACAATTGATGTAGTGGATCTCTTTGATTTCACTGATGACTTTAGTGCTTTTTCATCTGTGAAAATTATCTATGATACCGCTCCAATACATGGAGACTTTGTACATCCAATAAATATGCCACAGTAA
- a CDS encoding DUF3524 domain-containing protein has product MKVLLLSAYDADSHKRWRKGLVAAFPEWQWTVLTLPPRYFSWRIRGNSLSWARGEAAQTLRQQWDLIIATSMTDLSALRGLVPEIVGVPTVVYFHENQFAYPTSSDAFQSIEPQLLNIYTALAGDLLLFNSEYNRRTLIEGAARLLKRFPDCVPVGVCEEIESKSKVLPVPLEDSLFTQEYTQTDFCWDHRWEQGFKGEVTDDILIISWAARWEYDKGADRLLQILRGLKEKKVKFLINLMGQSFRSSPKEFELIQQEFNQNLLVVGYVESESLYRQTLRNSHVFLSTAYHEFQGLAVMEAAVAGCTPLVPNEQCYPEFYPEELRYCGVEDAIDKLADWAKNSEEKVRGSVDFNKIRLGRIKKEYARMLLDLN; this is encoded by the coding sequence ATGAAAGTATTACTGCTCTCGGCCTATGACGCTGACAGTCACAAGCGTTGGCGTAAAGGCCTGGTTGCCGCCTTTCCCGAATGGCAATGGACAGTCCTTACCCTGCCGCCGCGATATTTCAGTTGGCGCATTCGCGGCAACAGTCTCTCCTGGGCCAGGGGTGAGGCGGCGCAAACGCTGAGGCAGCAATGGGATCTGATTATTGCAACCTCCATGACGGATCTCAGCGCACTGCGTGGCTTGGTGCCTGAGATAGTGGGGGTGCCCACCGTGGTGTACTTTCACGAGAATCAGTTCGCCTACCCAACCAGTTCGGATGCGTTTCAGTCTATAGAGCCGCAACTGCTCAATATCTACACCGCGCTAGCCGGTGACCTGTTACTGTTTAATTCAGAATACAACCGCCGCACCCTGATTGAGGGAGCTGCCAGGCTTCTGAAGCGTTTCCCCGACTGTGTACCTGTGGGAGTTTGTGAGGAAATAGAAAGCAAGTCTAAAGTATTACCGGTGCCACTAGAGGATTCACTTTTTACTCAAGAATACACTCAAACTGATTTTTGCTGGGATCACCGCTGGGAGCAGGGCTTCAAGGGAGAGGTAACCGACGACATCCTAATTATTAGCTGGGCCGCTCGCTGGGAGTATGACAAAGGTGCCGATCGCCTGCTGCAAATTCTTCGAGGCCTAAAAGAGAAAAAGGTAAAATTCCTGATCAACCTCATGGGTCAATCGTTTCGCAGCAGTCCAAAGGAGTTTGAGCTGATTCAACAGGAGTTTAACCAGAATCTCCTGGTGGTAGGTTATGTGGAAAGCGAATCTTTATATCGACAAACCTTACGTAACAGTCATGTATTTCTATCTACCGCTTATCATGAATTTCAGGGGTTGGCGGTAATGGAGGCTGCCGTAGCGGGCTGTACGCCATTGGTTCCGAATGAGCAGTGTTATCCGGAGTTTTATCCTGAGGAGCTGCGTTATTGTGGAGTTGAAGATGCGATAGATAAGCTAGCAGATTGGGCGAAGAACTCTGAGGAAAAGGTAAGAGGAAGTGTGGATTTCAATAAAATCCGTTTGGGGCGGATAAAGAAAGAATATGCCAGAATGCTGCTAGATTTGAACTGA
- a CDS encoding MarR family winged helix-turn-helix transcriptional regulator — protein MFLVDTIFLMNIEITSRLLERLSSLLRSEGRGLLSEYGLQPVQLEALHYLSQCNRYSNTPIAVAEYLRQTKGTVSQTLKVLEKKLLIVKTADQKDKRVSHMTLTTQGQAIVSTLFPSPWLKAALASMPEAQQEATEESLRKLLQTIQQQNRLKAFGQCRHCDYNQPNGEKFLCGLTGETLTPDETQLICREYTCNKATG, from the coding sequence ATGTTTTTAGTCGATACCATTTTTCTCATGAACATTGAAATAACATCCCGCTTACTAGAGCGCTTGAGCAGCTTGCTTCGCAGTGAGGGGCGTGGCCTACTGAGCGAATACGGCCTACAACCGGTGCAACTAGAGGCTTTGCATTATTTGTCGCAGTGCAACCGCTATTCGAATACGCCAATAGCTGTCGCCGAGTATTTGCGCCAGACCAAGGGAACGGTATCTCAAACATTGAAGGTGCTGGAAAAGAAGCTACTGATCGTAAAGACAGCCGACCAGAAAGATAAACGTGTGTCTCACATGACTTTAACGACTCAGGGGCAAGCGATAGTATCAACACTATTTCCTTCGCCCTGGCTAAAAGCCGCTCTGGCAAGCATGCCTGAAGCCCAGCAAGAGGCCACTGAGGAATCGCTGCGGAAGCTACTACAAACCATTCAGCAACAAAACCGCCTTAAAGCCTTTGGCCAATGCCGCCACTGCGACTATAACCAACCAAATGGCGAAAAGTTTTTATGTGGTTTGACTGGTGAAACCCTAACTCCGGATGAAACCCAGTTAATCTGCCGTGAATATACTTGTAATAAAGCAACGGGATAA
- the tsaB gene encoding tRNA (adenosine(37)-N6)-threonylcarbamoyltransferase complex dimerization subunit type 1 TsaB produces MKILALDTTSGACSVALYSNGQINERFVQAERDHTRRLLPMVDEVLAEAELGLSNLDAFAVSRGPGSFTGLRIAISCVQGLAFSADKPVVPVSSLAALALGARREHPHWKQSPIIAMLDARMQQVYWGIYGTETPNDSLLPEAVQNPEQVLLSLNEAELTNFYYGAGPGWHYEAFEKAQAEELDLDALIHARDIAELAVPLFQEGKVVPAEALEPVYLRNEVTWQKRQKIRSR; encoded by the coding sequence GTGAAGATTCTTGCCTTGGATACCACCTCTGGTGCCTGCTCTGTGGCACTCTATAGTAACGGTCAAATCAATGAGCGCTTCGTACAGGCGGAACGGGATCATACTCGCCGCCTGTTGCCGATGGTGGATGAAGTATTGGCAGAAGCAGAATTAGGCTTATCTAATTTAGATGCCTTTGCTGTGAGCAGGGGGCCCGGCTCATTCACAGGCCTGCGAATTGCTATTAGCTGTGTGCAAGGCTTGGCCTTTTCCGCCGATAAACCCGTAGTGCCGGTTTCCAGTTTGGCCGCTTTGGCTTTGGGTGCCAGGCGTGAGCACCCGCATTGGAAGCAATCCCCAATTATCGCGATGCTGGATGCTCGAATGCAGCAAGTATATTGGGGTATCTATGGCACCGAGACGCCCAATGACAGCCTGCTACCTGAAGCGGTGCAGAACCCGGAGCAGGTTTTACTGTCATTGAACGAGGCTGAACTGACAAATTTTTATTACGGTGCTGGGCCTGGTTGGCACTATGAGGCTTTCGAAAAGGCTCAGGCGGAAGAGTTAGACCTGGATGCCTTGATCCATGCTCGGGATATTGCCGAATTGGCTGTGCCCCTTTTTCAAGAGGGAAAGGTAGTGCCTGCCGAGGCATTGGAGCCCGTTTATCTTCGCAATGAAGTCACCTGGCAAAAACGTCAAAAAATTCGATCCCGGTAA
- a CDS encoding DUF2279 domain-containing protein has protein sequence MMNIEVKRILCLVAVFFSSAGNLLAKEMNDSTDIDKGAFSQSQSFGCIQQYPVTDPRWQGFEVSQFKQHLSATPFETAGVAVSTLALGLMDWDWGSSSFGTSSEGFFGDDTANGGMDKLGHVYGAYLLSELFTDAIHCRAANSVGAEASAVTLAWLSMLFVELGDGYSEKHGFAWEDIVANTAGVGLSYLRRNIPGLRGKLDFRLEYLPSGNRSGFKPHSDYSGQKYLLALKLSGFDLSPRNPLNYLELHGGYFARGFTLKEQEKNEPLRRELYFGVGLNIGELFFGRAGIRETTGGRLGRKFFEYVQIPHTYVANEGD, from the coding sequence ATGATGAATATTGAAGTGAAACGAATACTTTGTTTGGTTGCGGTTTTTTTCTCGAGTGCTGGTAACCTATTAGCCAAAGAGATGAACGATTCTACGGATATTGATAAGGGAGCCTTCAGCCAATCACAGAGTTTTGGCTGTATCCAGCAGTATCCTGTCACTGACCCCAGATGGCAGGGCTTTGAGGTTTCACAATTCAAACAACATCTTTCTGCTACTCCTTTCGAAACAGCTGGGGTTGCAGTTTCTACTTTAGCTCTTGGCTTAATGGATTGGGATTGGGGCTCCAGTAGTTTTGGTACAAGCAGCGAGGGATTCTTTGGGGACGATACCGCCAACGGTGGTATGGATAAACTCGGCCATGTCTATGGAGCCTACCTTCTCAGTGAACTCTTTACAGATGCTATTCACTGCAGGGCAGCTAATTCTGTGGGCGCAGAGGCTAGTGCGGTCACTTTAGCTTGGCTGAGTATGCTTTTTGTGGAACTGGGAGATGGTTACTCTGAGAAACATGGTTTTGCCTGGGAAGATATTGTAGCCAATACCGCAGGGGTAGGTCTCTCTTACTTGAGAAGGAACATACCCGGACTTAGGGGGAAACTGGACTTTCGTCTTGAATATCTTCCTTCCGGTAATCGCTCAGGCTTTAAGCCACATTCAGATTACTCAGGACAGAAATACCTACTAGCGCTAAAGTTAAGTGGATTCGATCTATCGCCTAGAAATCCTCTTAACTATCTCGAGTTACATGGAGGTTACTTTGCCCGTGGATTTACCCTGAAAGAGCAAGAGAAAAACGAGCCTCTGCGTAGGGAGCTCTATTTTGGAGTTGGATTGAATATCGGGGAGCTGTTTTTTGGTAGAGCTGGCATCAGGGAAACTACAGGAGGGCGATTAGGGCGAAAGTTCTTCGAATATGTACAGATTCCCCACACCTATGTTGCTAATGAGGGTGATTAA
- the pcaB gene encoding 3-carboxy-cis,cis-muconate cycloisomerase has product MAATLIDSQVFSGLFSSPAMSEIFSDRQRVQYYLDVEAALARVQARLGIIPEEAADEICRHCHTEEIDLKRLKSQTELIGYPVLGVVQQLVERCSDGLGQWCHWGTTTQDITDTATVLQIRAAMELVETEVDAIADALATLAKDYRDTPMVARSNLQQAVPITFGYKAAVWLAGFHRHQQRLGEIKKRAFVGEFGGAAGNLASLGEQGLLVQAGLMEELSLGKPLIAWHTMRDRIAEVACLLGLITGTLGKIALDIKLMAQTEIGEVTEPFTSGRGASSTMPQKHNPVSSVYISGIVPIVRQQVAALLNAMEEDHERATGTWEIEWVVLPEIFCLSAAALAQARFALSGLNVHPENMLRNLEMTGGLVSSEAVMMGLGPKLGREKAHDLVYKICCKAMETGRPFADLLKENAEITGVLSGSEVDHLINPNNYLGLCGKMVDQTLARQDK; this is encoded by the coding sequence ATGGCTGCAACCCTTATTGACTCCCAAGTCTTTTCTGGTCTCTTTAGTTCTCCAGCAATGAGTGAGATATTTTCGGATCGGCAAAGAGTCCAATACTATCTGGATGTGGAAGCCGCCTTAGCCAGGGTTCAGGCACGACTTGGCATTATTCCTGAAGAGGCGGCTGATGAGATTTGCAGACATTGCCATACCGAAGAAATTGACCTCAAGCGATTAAAATCTCAAACAGAATTGATCGGCTATCCGGTCTTGGGGGTTGTACAGCAGTTAGTTGAGCGCTGTAGTGATGGTCTTGGTCAGTGGTGTCACTGGGGCACTACAACCCAGGATATTACCGATACCGCGACCGTATTACAGATTCGCGCGGCAATGGAGCTGGTGGAAACCGAAGTAGATGCGATCGCCGATGCACTGGCAACCCTGGCCAAGGATTACAGGGACACGCCAATGGTGGCTCGCAGTAACCTTCAGCAAGCTGTGCCAATTACCTTTGGCTATAAGGCGGCAGTCTGGCTAGCTGGTTTCCACAGGCACCAGCAGCGACTTGGGGAGATTAAGAAGCGCGCTTTTGTGGGGGAGTTTGGTGGTGCAGCGGGTAATTTGGCTTCTTTAGGAGAGCAGGGCCTTCTAGTGCAGGCTGGTCTTATGGAGGAACTCAGCCTGGGTAAACCCCTGATTGCCTGGCACACCATGCGCGACAGGATTGCTGAAGTTGCTTGCCTGTTGGGTCTGATTACCGGCACATTGGGAAAAATAGCCCTAGATATCAAGTTGATGGCACAGACAGAAATTGGAGAGGTTACGGAACCCTTTACCTCAGGGCGAGGAGCTTCCAGTACTATGCCGCAAAAACACAACCCCGTCTCTTCGGTGTATATCAGTGGAATAGTACCCATTGTGCGGCAGCAGGTGGCGGCTTTACTGAATGCAATGGAAGAGGATCACGAGCGAGCGACAGGTACCTGGGAGATTGAATGGGTGGTTCTTCCTGAGATCTTCTGTTTATCTGCTGCTGCTTTGGCACAAGCTAGGTTTGCTTTAAGTGGTCTCAATGTGCACCCAGAAAATATGTTGCGAAATTTAGAAATGACGGGGGGGCTGGTCTCTTCTGAAGCAGTGATGATGGGACTAGGACCCAAGCTTGGCCGTGAAAAAGCCCACGATCTGGTTTACAAAATTTGTTGCAAAGCAATGGAGACTGGTCGCCCTTTTGCTGACCTCTTAAAAGAAAATGCTGAGATAACTGGGGTTTTAAGCGGCAGTGAAGTGGATCATTTAATCAATCCCAATAATTATCTGGGACTCTGCGGTAAGATGGTGGACCAGACATTGGCCAGGCAAGATAAGTGA
- a CDS encoding undecaprenyl-diphosphate phosphatase, with amino-acid sequence MEIFQIVVLALIQGLTEFLPISSSAHLILPAEVLGWQDQGLAFDVAVHFGSLIAVITYFRKDIWLLLRDGLGGLKSMQFSDEGRLAWLIVLATIPVGLVGLIFKGYIETHLRSAAVIAATTIGFGLLLWWADVRGRRVQTLAQLNWKKALLIGGAQVLALIPGTSRSGITMTAGLMLGMKREAAARFSFLLSIPAIALPAMLLTYDLLALESVPWGDILLGTLLSFISAYLCIHFFLQFISRIGMAPFAIYRLILGAALIWMIWG; translated from the coding sequence ATGGAAATATTTCAGATTGTCGTACTGGCCTTGATTCAGGGCCTCACTGAATTTCTTCCCATCTCAAGCTCGGCGCACCTGATATTGCCCGCAGAAGTTCTAGGTTGGCAGGATCAAGGGCTCGCTTTCGATGTAGCTGTACATTTTGGTTCACTGATTGCGGTAATCACTTACTTTCGAAAAGATATTTGGCTACTGCTGCGCGATGGCCTGGGAGGGCTTAAGTCGATGCAGTTCAGTGATGAAGGGCGCCTGGCCTGGCTGATCGTACTCGCAACGATTCCTGTAGGCTTGGTGGGTTTAATTTTTAAAGGCTATATAGAAACTCATCTGCGCTCGGCGGCGGTTATAGCGGCTACTACAATTGGATTTGGTTTATTGCTTTGGTGGGCAGATGTGCGCGGCAGACGGGTGCAGACCCTGGCCCAACTCAACTGGAAAAAGGCGCTGCTCATCGGTGGCGCGCAAGTGCTGGCGCTTATTCCCGGTACTTCTCGTTCCGGCATCACCATGACCGCAGGGCTGATGCTTGGAATGAAACGCGAAGCCGCCGCACGCTTTTCTTTTCTGTTGTCGATACCGGCGATAGCCCTGCCTGCCATGTTGCTGACATACGATTTGCTTGCCCTGGAATCGGTACCTTGGGGTGATATTTTATTGGGCACACTGCTTTCTTTTATCAGTGCCTATTTGTGTATTCATTTTTTCCTGCAATTTATTAGTCGCATCGGCATGGCGCCATTTGCGATTTACCGCCTGATTTTGGGGGCGGCTCTTATTTGGATGATATGGGGGTAA